From Neobacillus sp. PS2-9, the proteins below share one genomic window:
- a CDS encoding DUF4359 domain-containing protein: protein MKRLVSIILFIVVIYVLSETNPNRSEYVDWINHKTMDQSSNLLQKGVLSVAGKSIFDMGTTQEDYFIFTVYKTDFSKVGMGEVTSVGIFNRFIPISSKE, encoded by the coding sequence ATGAAACGACTTGTTTCCATCATTCTTTTCATTGTGGTTATTTATGTGTTATCCGAAACCAATCCTAATCGCTCGGAATATGTGGACTGGATCAATCACAAGACAATGGATCAATCTTCCAATCTACTACAAAAAGGAGTCCTCTCAGTGGCAGGGAAATCAATTTTTGATATGGGCACCACACAAGAGGATTATTTTATTTTCACTGTTTATAAAACAGACTTTTCCAAAGTAGGAATGGGAGAAGTCACATCGGTCGGTATATTTAATCGCTTTATCCCTATCTCTAGTAAAGAATAG
- a CDS encoding CPBP family intramembrane glutamic endopeptidase: MISNLAKPLSKKLLFAMLIVTIGVEILLYLSRYSYMASSLYDGVMVGSFFIGWKLYRRLGSPANPPKRPRRMMMQFTGAFLVFFLGSTVINIYSTNTFQAFSDDYDQYVQDYAETQSFDVDEDEEGAPINSVGSFFDKVDTIGADLYADTLAGLEEVWRLSYMILILIVFKKLFPKRWNSGRRDLFLMLSLFLTSILFGVDHTLDTEQPWSIRIGAIVTFANMGLLFGLILLWTRNLWVTVLVHSLYDITATLSWYYIDYAVEFFALGCLALHIILFTIEKIQQSRLKKEIAAVDLAQWP, encoded by the coding sequence ATGATCTCTAATTTAGCAAAACCACTTTCGAAAAAACTACTTTTCGCGATGCTCATCGTGACGATCGGTGTGGAAATCCTTCTTTATCTATCCAGGTACAGCTATATGGCAAGCTCACTGTATGATGGTGTCATGGTTGGTTCCTTTTTTATCGGATGGAAGCTGTATCGCCGGCTTGGCAGCCCAGCGAATCCTCCCAAACGGCCACGGCGGATGATGATGCAATTTACCGGTGCTTTTCTTGTTTTCTTCCTTGGTAGTACGGTCATAAATATTTACTCAACGAATACATTTCAGGCATTTAGCGATGACTATGACCAATATGTGCAGGATTATGCGGAAACACAATCCTTTGACGTGGATGAGGATGAGGAAGGAGCTCCAATTAATTCGGTAGGGTCCTTTTTTGATAAGGTCGATACGATTGGCGCGGATTTATATGCCGATACTCTCGCTGGTTTAGAAGAAGTATGGCGGTTATCCTATATGATTCTCATCCTTATCGTTTTCAAGAAGCTCTTTCCTAAGCGCTGGAATAGCGGGCGCAGGGATCTATTCCTCATGCTTTCACTATTTCTTACGTCGATTTTATTTGGCGTCGATCACACGCTGGATACGGAACAGCCATGGTCGATTCGAATCGGTGCGATTGTGACCTTCGCTAATATGGGGCTGTTATTTGGCTTAATTTTATTATGGACTCGTAACCTCTGGGTGACGGTCCTTGTTCATTCCCTTTACGATATAACCGCCACACTGTCGTGGTATTACATCGATTACGCAGTTGAATTCTTCGCTCTAGGTTGCTTGGCTCTTCACATCATTCTTTTTACTATAGAAAAAATACAGCAAAGCCGTTTGAAGAAGGAAATAGCTGCCGTTGATCTGGCACAATGGCCGTAA
- a CDS encoding S8 family serine peptidase, giving the protein MSKKNYNKKRKIATYALASALVLSNFAFVSPTSAAYKPGDIESKIQQLKQQQTRESFKAQAKKAATTARAGLKATDKVRVIVEVEGQTAVEYATKQGKLYKQLSEDKKSSFSTKAEGQQKSVKDKIAAKGVNIKYKQKFSTAFNGFSGEIAYGDLDKIESVAGVKAVYLANEYNRPKVEPNMKTSHNFIESRTTWEKTGYKGQGMVVAVIDTGVDPSHRDFKLTDPSKEGLTKDEVAKAVADNGLKGKFYTDKVPFGWNYYDGNDTILDLGPGASMHGMHVAGTVAANGDESKGGIKGVAPEAQVLGMKVFSNDPIYPSTWSDVYLAAIDDSIKLGADVLNMSLGDVAAFYQEDSAEDLAIQRATANGIVCAMSAGNSNHIGDGWDNPYAQNPDIGVVGAPSLNPDGISVAASGNEAYWYKTNVTVDGLSGFTSVGQGIDDWEKFAAAQGGKLQLVSLGGKLGAPEDYKGVDVKGKIVLVPRGSLTFFDKTVNAANAGAAGIIVYNATNGFFYEDQGGWDVPFMLISGAEGTTLEQQIAKGPTYINVATANKKESPEMGRMTSFTSWGTTPSLGLKPEITAPGGNIYSTVNNDKYTVMSGTSMASPHVAGGSALVQQYLQTDARFKDLSVAERTHLAKVLLMNTAKNITDLNGQPFSPRRQGAGMMQTYEAVTTPAYFVNKATGDAKVELKDFTKKNFEMTFTLKNISDKSVSYSFNTDVLTDTIQDYADGTPEYNALIAGNLKDAKVDAPKTVTVAAGESKDFTVKVDFSNAKIPGLDADGNKTLLDLRDKIFVEGSVTLVSTDKSAPNLTAPYVGFYGHWDEPQILDGFATLGEDRYFDLKYLFKGGTDVEVDGEYFGSSVDNKFYALSPNGDKYLDTINPIPSFLRNAAEAQFNILDKDGNQLRRIKAESDVYKNAYDGGAANPFSYKADRVWDGKVKGEAVKDGLYYYEIKTVVDYAGAKWQSKKIPVYVDTTAPKVASTFDAKKSTVSWKTTENGTGTEEYWIFVNGEKVATVDGKTTSYVLKDAPEKAIVQVVAWDYAGNYGYDTAAIGDVESPLIVITDGQKDSKGEYVPNSPEPWGAYDKKDIEVKGFVSDDIGLKTLKVNGKVTEFKRGEDGNYHFSTTVSFEKDGLFDVQVEAIDHSNKTVSIARKVYVDTTKPVINVDAPERVDKNVDKVTLKLNLQDNFNYLNFYVGEDHEFEVPLVSPVDVLNPLSKDYEVTLPLKEGENKFTLKATDLSGNETVKEVVVNRKDAEKPPVLKNGWSFESGSWYYYVKDVKATGWVKDTDGKWYFLNKDGKMATGWVFNGGAWYYLTKSGAMKTGWLLEGGKWYYLNPNGAMATGWKYVNGKWYYLYKSGEMAANTKVDGYKLGKDGAWIK; this is encoded by the coding sequence ATGAGCAAAAAGAACTACAATAAAAAGCGCAAAATTGCTACATACGCATTAGCCTCAGCTCTTGTATTATCAAACTTTGCTTTCGTGTCGCCCACGTCAGCTGCTTATAAGCCAGGCGACATCGAATCGAAAATTCAACAATTAAAGCAACAGCAAACGAGAGAGTCTTTCAAAGCACAAGCAAAGAAAGCAGCAACAACTGCTAGAGCCGGCCTTAAAGCAACAGACAAAGTCCGTGTGATTGTTGAAGTAGAGGGACAAACGGCTGTTGAATATGCAACAAAGCAGGGTAAATTATACAAACAATTATCAGAGGATAAAAAATCTTCTTTCTCTACTAAAGCTGAAGGTCAGCAAAAGTCTGTGAAAGACAAAATTGCGGCTAAAGGTGTAAACATTAAGTATAAGCAGAAATTTTCAACAGCATTCAACGGTTTCAGCGGGGAGATTGCCTATGGTGATCTTGATAAAATTGAATCCGTAGCAGGTGTAAAAGCTGTTTACTTAGCGAACGAATATAACCGTCCTAAAGTTGAACCAAATATGAAGACAAGCCATAATTTCATTGAATCACGTACAACTTGGGAGAAAACTGGTTATAAAGGTCAAGGTATGGTTGTGGCTGTCATTGATACAGGTGTTGACCCATCCCACCGTGACTTTAAACTAACAGATCCATCTAAGGAAGGCTTAACAAAAGATGAAGTAGCAAAAGCTGTTGCTGATAATGGCTTAAAAGGTAAATTCTATACAGATAAAGTTCCTTTTGGCTGGAACTATTATGATGGAAATGACACCATCCTTGACCTAGGACCTGGTGCAAGCATGCACGGTATGCACGTTGCAGGTACTGTTGCAGCTAATGGGGACGAATCAAAGGGAGGAATTAAAGGGGTTGCACCTGAAGCGCAAGTACTTGGCATGAAGGTATTCAGTAATGACCCAATTTATCCATCTACTTGGTCTGACGTGTATCTAGCTGCAATTGATGATTCTATCAAATTAGGTGCTGACGTTCTTAACATGAGCCTTGGGGATGTGGCTGCATTCTATCAAGAAGATAGTGCAGAAGACCTTGCTATCCAAAGAGCGACTGCAAACGGAATCGTTTGTGCGATGTCTGCAGGTAACTCGAACCATATCGGTGATGGATGGGATAACCCATATGCGCAAAACCCTGATATCGGTGTAGTAGGTGCACCAAGCTTAAATCCAGACGGTATTTCCGTAGCTGCTTCTGGTAACGAAGCATACTGGTATAAAACAAATGTTACTGTTGATGGGTTATCAGGATTCACTAGCGTAGGTCAAGGTATTGATGATTGGGAGAAGTTCGCGGCAGCTCAAGGTGGCAAGCTTCAATTAGTCAGCCTTGGCGGCAAGCTTGGTGCTCCAGAAGATTATAAAGGTGTAGATGTTAAAGGTAAAATCGTTCTTGTCCCACGTGGATCTCTAACGTTCTTTGATAAAACAGTGAATGCCGCGAACGCAGGTGCAGCCGGCATTATTGTTTACAACGCAACGAATGGCTTCTTTTATGAAGACCAAGGTGGATGGGACGTTCCATTCATGTTAATTTCCGGTGCGGAAGGCACCACCCTTGAACAGCAAATTGCTAAGGGGCCAACATACATTAATGTGGCTACAGCTAACAAGAAAGAAAGTCCTGAAATGGGACGTATGACAAGCTTTACATCATGGGGTACGACTCCATCCCTTGGATTAAAGCCTGAAATTACAGCTCCTGGTGGTAATATTTACTCTACAGTTAACAATGATAAGTACACTGTCATGAGCGGTACTTCAATGGCATCACCACACGTTGCCGGTGGTTCAGCACTTGTACAACAGTACTTACAAACAGACGCACGTTTCAAAGATTTATCTGTTGCAGAACGTACGCATCTTGCAAAAGTATTATTAATGAACACTGCTAAAAATATTACAGACTTAAACGGTCAACCTTTCTCACCTCGCCGTCAAGGTGCTGGTATGATGCAAACGTATGAAGCTGTTACAACACCTGCATACTTTGTCAACAAGGCTACTGGTGACGCGAAAGTTGAATTAAAGGACTTCACTAAGAAGAATTTCGAAATGACTTTCACTCTTAAAAACATTTCTGATAAATCTGTTTCTTACAGTTTCAATACTGACGTTTTAACAGATACGATTCAAGATTATGCAGATGGCACTCCTGAGTATAATGCTCTTATTGCAGGAAACCTTAAAGATGCTAAGGTTGATGCACCTAAAACTGTAACAGTTGCAGCAGGAGAATCAAAAGACTTTACGGTTAAAGTTGATTTCTCAAATGCAAAAATTCCAGGTCTAGATGCGGATGGCAACAAGACTCTTCTAGATCTAAGAGACAAAATTTTCGTTGAAGGGTCAGTTACATTAGTAAGCACTGACAAATCAGCACCTAATTTAACAGCCCCATATGTTGGCTTCTATGGTCACTGGGATGAGCCACAAATCTTGGATGGATTCGCAACACTTGGAGAAGACCGCTACTTCGACCTTAAGTACCTCTTTAAAGGTGGTACAGACGTAGAAGTGGATGGAGAATACTTCGGATCATCGGTTGATAACAAATTTTATGCATTATCTCCAAATGGTGATAAATACTTAGATACGATCAATCCAATTCCATCTTTCCTAAGAAATGCTGCTGAAGCTCAGTTCAACATTTTGGACAAGGATGGCAACCAACTTCGCCGTATTAAAGCTGAATCAGATGTTTACAAAAATGCATATGATGGCGGCGCTGCTAATCCATTCTCATATAAAGCGGACCGCGTTTGGGATGGAAAAGTAAAAGGCGAAGCAGTTAAAGATGGCTTGTACTACTATGAAATTAAAACAGTAGTAGATTATGCTGGAGCAAAATGGCAATCTAAGAAGATTCCAGTTTATGTAGATACGACTGCTCCAAAGGTTGCTTCAACTTTTGACGCTAAAAAGTCTACTGTATCTTGGAAAACAACAGAAAATGGCACGGGTACTGAAGAGTACTGGATCTTTGTAAATGGTGAAAAAGTTGCTACAGTCGATGGCAAAACTACTTCTTATGTTTTAAAAGATGCACCAGAAAAAGCAATTGTACAAGTAGTGGCTTGGGATTATGCTGGAAACTACGGCTATGATACGGCTGCCATTGGTGATGTAGAATCTCCATTAATCGTTATCACTGACGGTCAAAAGGATTCCAAAGGTGAATATGTACCAAATTCACCAGAACCATGGGGTGCCTATGACAAAAAAGATATTGAAGTAAAAGGTTTTGTATCTGACGATATTGGTTTAAAAACATTGAAAGTGAATGGCAAAGTAACGGAATTCAAACGTGGCGAAGATGGAAACTACCATTTCTCAACAACTGTTTCATTCGAAAAAGATGGACTATTTGATGTTCAGGTTGAAGCGATTGACCACTCAAATAAAACCGTCTCCATTGCTCGTAAGGTTTACGTTGATACAACGAAACCAGTAATCAATGTGGATGCACCTGAAAGAGTGGATAAGAATGTTGATAAAGTTACCTTGAAATTAAACCTACAAGATAACTTCAACTACTTAAACTTCTACGTAGGTGAAGATCACGAGTTTGAAGTGCCGCTTGTAAGCCCTGTGGATGTATTAAATCCATTAAGCAAGGATTATGAAGTAACGCTTCCACTTAAAGAAGGCGAAAACAAATTTACATTAAAAGCGACTGACCTTTCTGGTAACGAAACAGTGAAGGAAGTTGTGGTTAACCGTAAAGATGCTGAAAAGCCACCAGTATTAAAGAACGGCTGGAGCTTTGAAAGTGGTTCTTGGTACTATTATGTGAAAGATGTGAAAGCTACTGGCTGGGTGAAGGATACAGACGGTAAGTGGTACTTCTTGAATAAAGATGGAAAAATGGCAACTGGCTGGGTATTTAATGGTGGCGCTTGGTACTACTTAACTAAGTCCGGTGCTATGAAGACTGGTTGGTTATTAGAAGGTGGCAAGTGGTATTACCTAAATCCAAATGGTGCGATGGCAACAGGCTGGAAATATGTCAATGGCAAATGGTACTACCTATACAAATCAGGTGAGATGGCTGCTAACACAAAAGTAGATGGCTATAAGCTTGGTAAAGACGGGGCTTGGATTAAGTAA
- a CDS encoding S8 family serine peptidase, with product MSLKSLKKKRKMASYALASALVLSNLGFVAPATAASPTPTKDFAPQIEQFKQHLKATSGKKQELKTKLKANLKATDKVRVIVEVEGKTPVEIATEQGKLYKNISPSVKASLTAKVEEQQNTVKAKIKATGVSIKYKNHFSTAFNGFSGEMTFGDMAKLEAVQGVKHVYLAHEYKRPLDEPNMKNSKSYIQTSSTWADAGLKGEGMVVSVIDTGIDPSHKDFKLTDKSKEGLTKTQVNNIIKEKGLKGKFFTDKVPFGYNYFDQNDTIKDSGPNASMHGMHVAGTVAANGNEEKGGIKGVAPEAQLLAMKVFSNDPLFSSTWSDVYLAAIDDSIKLGADVINMSLGSDASFYNEESAEDVAITRATNNGIVCAIAAGNAGDISYGWGKNPFYKNPDIGVVGAPGLNTDSIQVAASGNLSYLYENPFTIDGVDGFTGVGYGVDDWSKLLSADEPLDLVSLNGGFGYPWDYDELDVVGKVVLVKRGDISFADKALIAAEYGAAGIIVYDDGNSTLYKNQGGFDIPFMLISQADGQALEDAIAEGHTSLKIGQSETKVDPEAGRMTEFSSWGTTPSLELKPEITAPGGRIISTLNDNQYGEMSGTSMASPHVAGGSALVQQYLQKDKRFTSLTVSERTHLAKTLLMNTAKVITDVNGQPFSPRRQGAGMMQTYNAVTTPVYVVNKNTGQAKVELKDFTSKDFTMTLTAKNISTKDVTYNVLTDVLADTLQLNDDGENYNALIAGNLKGAKVDGPTTITVPAGKSKDFTIHVDLSKAKVPAIDINGNKTTVALKEDMFVEGFVRLIDADRNKEGKKELSPDLSIPYTGFYGKWDRPAIVDGFKDLGESRFFDLQGMFDYEDEEGNKVEEPVHDMLSDDWFLAPVPDKDFYAFSPNGDWMHDDINVLPALLRNASEVQFNILDKNKKQLRRVKLEEDDYKSYYADGYGMPFSYNWDRAWDGTVKGKTVKDGLYYYQIKSVIDYPGAKFQSKEIPILVDTVEPQLKAKFNQKNSTVTWESKEEGSGVMAYGIFVNGEFVDEVTPDVTKYKLKDLPESAIVDVLAVDNALNFGGVSVPIGDVKDQAPVVIVDDWTTVPYGVYNTKEIPVTGVVQEDLGLKSLTVNGQEVKFNYLGGVYAFSTKVNYEKDGFYDIKVEAVDKSGQATSIVRKVFVDTTVPEIAVDAPKLVAENVKEATLKLNMKDNFNYLSLFVDDNHEFEKAINDPLDVMKAANDSIDVKVPLELGENKFTLKLRDLAGNETVKEVVINRANVAGWKLENDSWYFYKNSSKVTGWLKANNKWYYLGQDGKMQTGWLKDKNQWYFLNKNGDMAVNQWVLYQNQWYYLGSKGTMKVGWIALNGKWYYLNGHGQMSTGWIQLGSKWYYLYNNGQLAVNTTIRGYKLGSDGAWIK from the coding sequence ATGAGCCTAAAGTCATTGAAAAAGAAAAGAAAGATGGCTTCGTATGCGTTGGCATCTGCTTTGGTTCTATCAAACCTTGGTTTTGTTGCACCAGCAACTGCGGCATCACCAACACCAACAAAGGATTTCGCACCGCAGATTGAACAGTTTAAACAGCATTTAAAAGCTACAAGTGGAAAAAAACAAGAATTAAAAACGAAGTTGAAAGCAAATCTAAAAGCCACGGACAAGGTTCGTGTCATTGTTGAAGTGGAAGGAAAAACACCTGTAGAAATTGCAACTGAGCAAGGAAAACTATACAAGAACATTTCTCCATCCGTGAAAGCTTCTTTAACTGCCAAAGTGGAGGAACAACAAAACACGGTAAAGGCTAAGATTAAGGCCACAGGAGTATCTATAAAATATAAAAATCATTTCTCAACAGCCTTCAATGGGTTCAGTGGTGAAATGACCTTTGGTGACATGGCAAAGCTTGAAGCAGTACAAGGCGTCAAACACGTTTATTTGGCCCATGAATACAAACGTCCATTAGATGAGCCAAATATGAAAAATAGTAAATCTTATATTCAGACAAGTTCCACTTGGGCTGATGCAGGTCTAAAGGGAGAAGGAATGGTTGTTTCGGTTATCGATACCGGCATTGACCCAAGTCATAAAGACTTCAAACTTACAGACAAAAGTAAAGAGGGCCTAACCAAAACGCAAGTTAACAATATTATTAAAGAAAAAGGTCTAAAAGGTAAATTCTTCACAGATAAAGTTCCATTTGGATATAACTATTTTGATCAAAATGACACGATTAAAGACTCAGGGCCAAATGCTTCGATGCATGGAATGCATGTCGCCGGTACAGTAGCAGCAAATGGCAATGAAGAAAAAGGCGGTATTAAGGGTGTAGCACCAGAAGCCCAGCTACTGGCAATGAAGGTCTTTAGTAATGATCCATTATTTTCTTCAACATGGTCCGATGTCTATCTAGCTGCGATTGATGATTCGATTAAGCTAGGTGCAGATGTAATCAACATGAGTCTTGGTTCAGACGCATCCTTCTATAATGAAGAAAGTGCGGAAGATGTAGCGATTACAAGAGCAACCAATAACGGGATTGTGTGTGCGATTGCTGCAGGTAATGCGGGGGACATTTCCTATGGATGGGGGAAAAATCCATTTTATAAAAACCCGGATATCGGTGTGGTCGGTGCACCTGGTTTAAATACTGACAGCATTCAAGTGGCAGCGTCAGGAAATCTTTCTTACCTTTATGAAAATCCTTTTACCATTGATGGTGTAGATGGATTTACTGGAGTAGGGTATGGTGTAGATGATTGGTCGAAGCTGTTATCTGCGGATGAACCATTAGACTTAGTCAGCTTAAACGGCGGATTCGGATATCCATGGGATTATGATGAACTGGATGTTGTAGGAAAGGTGGTCCTTGTAAAACGCGGTGATATCTCATTTGCTGATAAAGCTTTGATTGCAGCAGAATACGGAGCAGCTGGCATCATTGTGTATGATGATGGAAATTCCACCTTATATAAAAATCAAGGCGGCTTTGATATACCATTTATGTTAATCTCACAAGCTGATGGCCAAGCCCTTGAAGATGCCATTGCTGAGGGACATACAAGTTTGAAAATTGGACAGTCAGAAACAAAAGTAGATCCTGAAGCAGGCCGAATGACTGAATTCTCCTCATGGGGGACGACTCCAAGTCTAGAACTTAAACCAGAAATTACGGCGCCAGGTGGAAGAATTATTTCAACTTTAAATGATAACCAATATGGTGAAATGAGCGGTACATCCATGGCTTCGCCACATGTTGCGGGTGGTTCGGCTCTTGTTCAGCAGTACCTGCAAAAGGATAAGCGCTTTACTTCTTTAACGGTAAGTGAGCGGACTCATTTGGCGAAAACATTATTAATGAATACGGCTAAAGTCATTACAGATGTGAATGGACAGCCATTCTCCCCTCGTCGTCAAGGTGCTGGGATGATGCAAACGTATAACGCAGTGACAACACCTGTCTATGTGGTTAATAAAAACACAGGTCAAGCAAAGGTTGAACTGAAAGATTTTACATCAAAAGACTTTACAATGACCCTTACGGCTAAAAATATTTCCACTAAAGATGTAACGTACAACGTTCTTACGGATGTTTTAGCGGATACACTTCAGTTAAATGATGATGGTGAAAACTATAATGCTTTAATTGCTGGAAATCTTAAAGGTGCTAAGGTAGATGGACCAACCACTATCACAGTTCCTGCAGGAAAATCAAAAGACTTTACCATTCATGTTGATTTGAGTAAAGCAAAAGTACCTGCTATTGATATTAATGGAAACAAAACAACAGTCGCATTAAAAGAGGATATGTTTGTGGAGGGCTTTGTCCGCCTGATTGATGCTGATAGAAATAAGGAAGGTAAAAAAGAGCTTAGTCCGGACCTATCTATTCCTTATACTGGGTTTTACGGAAAGTGGGATCGCCCAGCTATTGTTGACGGCTTTAAGGATCTAGGAGAATCACGTTTCTTCGATCTGCAGGGAATGTTTGATTACGAGGATGAGGAAGGCAATAAGGTAGAAGAACCTGTCCATGATATGCTCTCAGATGACTGGTTCCTAGCACCTGTACCAGACAAAGATTTTTATGCTTTCTCACCAAATGGAGACTGGATGCATGATGATATCAATGTTTTACCTGCCTTATTAAGAAATGCATCAGAGGTTCAATTCAATATATTAGATAAGAATAAAAAGCAACTGCGTCGAGTGAAATTAGAAGAAGACGATTATAAGAGCTATTATGCTGATGGTTATGGAATGCCATTCTCTTACAATTGGGATCGTGCATGGGATGGAACAGTAAAAGGCAAAACAGTAAAAGATGGATTATATTATTACCAGATTAAATCTGTAATTGATTATCCTGGGGCAAAGTTTCAATCAAAAGAAATACCAATCTTAGTTGATACGGTTGAACCACAGCTTAAAGCAAAGTTTAACCAAAAGAACTCAACCGTAACGTGGGAATCCAAAGAAGAAGGTTCCGGCGTGATGGCATATGGTATTTTTGTAAATGGAGAATTCGTAGACGAAGTGACTCCAGATGTAACGAAATATAAATTAAAGGATTTACCGGAAAGTGCGATCGTTGATGTTTTGGCAGTAGATAACGCACTCAACTTTGGTGGCGTGTCTGTTCCAATTGGGGATGTGAAGGATCAAGCGCCAGTCGTCATTGTGGATGATTGGACAACAGTTCCTTACGGCGTATATAACACCAAGGAAATTCCTGTCACTGGGGTAGTTCAAGAGGACCTTGGCTTGAAGTCATTAACGGTCAATGGACAAGAAGTGAAATTTAATTATCTTGGCGGAGTATACGCATTTTCCACCAAGGTAAACTATGAGAAGGACGGTTTTTACGATATTAAAGTAGAGGCAGTAGATAAATCTGGACAAGCTACATCGATAGTCCGTAAGGTGTTTGTAGATACAACAGTTCCAGAAATTGCTGTGGATGCACCGAAGCTAGTTGCTGAGAATGTTAAAGAAGCAACCCTAAAGCTGAATATGAAAGATAATTTTAACTATTTATCATTATTCGTTGATGATAATCATGAGTTTGAAAAAGCGATAAATGATCCGTTAGATGTTATGAAAGCTGCTAATGACTCTATTGACGTGAAAGTACCACTTGAGCTTGGTGAAAATAAGTTCACCCTCAAACTGCGTGATCTTGCAGGCAATGAAACGGTGAAGGAAGTAGTCATTAACCGTGCAAACGTAGCAGGCTGGAAATTAGAAAACGACTCTTGGTATTTCTATAAGAATAGCAGCAAAGTAACTGGTTGGTTAAAGGCTAACAACAAATGGTATTACCTTGGTCAAGATGGGAAAATGCAAACAGGTTGGTTAAAAGATAAAAATCAATGGTATTTCTTAAATAAAAATGGTGACATGGCGGTAAATCAATGGGTCCTATACCAAAATCAATGGTATTATCTTGGGTCAAAAGGCACGATGAAAGTCGGCTGGATTGCTTTAAATGGCAAATGGTACTACCTAAATGGTCACGGACAAATGTCAACAGGCTGGATCCAATTGGGGAGCAAATGGTACTACCTCTACAACAACGGACAGCTAGCTGTCAACACGACAATCCGCGGCTACAAGCTTGGTAGTGACGGTGCGTGGATTAAGTAG